Proteins encoded together in one Onychomys torridus chromosome 1, mOncTor1.1, whole genome shotgun sequence window:
- the Bax gene encoding apoptosis regulator BAX isoform X2 translates to MAGETPELTLEQPPQDASTKKLSECLRRIGDELDSNMELQRMIADVDTDSPREVFFRVAAEMFADGNFNWGRVVALFYFASKLVLKALCTKVPELIRTIMGWTLDFLRERLLVWIQDQGGWDGLLSYFGTPTWQTVTIFVAGILTASLTIWKKMG, encoded by the exons CCCCAGGACGCATCCACCAAGAAGCTGAGCGAGTGTCTCAGGCGAATTGGAGATGAGCTGGACAGCAACATGGAGCTGCAGAG GATGATTGCGGACGTGGATACAGACTCCCCCCGAGAGGTCTTCTTCCGTGTGGCAGCTGAGATGTTTGCTGATGGCAACTTCAACTGGGGCCGGGTGGTTGCCCTTTTCTACTTTGCTAGCAAACTGGTGCTCAAG GCCCTCTGCACCAAAGTGCCCGAGCTAATCAGAACCATCATGGGCTGGACACTGGACTTCCTCCGAGAGCGGCTGCTTGTCTGGATCCAAGACCAGGGTGGCTGG gaCGGCCTCCTCTCGTACTTCGGGACCCCCACGTGGCAGACAGTGACTATCTTTGTGGCTGGAATCCTCACTGCCTCACTCACGATCTGGAAGAAGATGGGCTGA
- the Ftl gene encoding ferritin light chain, producing MSSQVRQNYSTEVEAAVNRLVNLHLRASYTYLSLGYYFDRDDVALEGVGHFFRELAEEKREGAERLLKMQNERGGRALFQDVQKPSQDEWGKSQEAMEAALVLEKSLNQALLDLHALASARADPHLCDFMENHFLDEEVKLIKKMGNHLTNLRRVAGPQPAQTGVPPPSLGEYLFERLTLKHD from the exons ATGAGCTCCCAGGTTCGCCAGAATTATTCCACCGAAGTGGAGGCTGCAGTGAACCGCCTGGTCAACTTGCACCTGCGGGCCTCCTACACCTACCTCTCTTTG GGCTACTATTTTGATCGGGATGACGTGGCTCTGGAGGGTGTAGGCCACTTCTTCCGCGAATTGGCCGAGGAGAAGCGCGAGGGCGCCGAGCGGCTGCTCAAGATGCAGAACGAACGCGGAGGCCGCGCACTATTCCAGGATGTGCAG AAGCCATCTCAAGATGAGTGGGGAAAATCCCAGGAGGCCATGGAAGctgccttggtcctggagaagAGCCTGAACCAGGCCCTGTTGGATCTTCACGCCCTGGCTTCTGCTCGTGCAGATCCTCAC CTCTGTGACTTCATGGAAAACCACTTCCTGGATGAGGAGGTGAAGCTCATCAAGAAGATGGGCAACCACCTGACCAACCTCCGCAGGGTGGCCGGGCCCCAGCCGGCACAGACTGGTGTGCCCCCGCCATCTCTGGGCGAGTACCTCTTCGAGAGGCTCACTCTCAAGCATGACTAG
- the Gys1 gene encoding glycogen [starch] synthase, muscle, translating into MPLSRSLSMSSLPGLEDWEDEFDPENTVLFEVAWEVANKVGGIYTVLQTKAKVTGDEWGDNYYLVGPYTEQGVRTQVELLEPPTPELKRTLDSMNSKGCKVYFGRWLIEGGPLVVLLDVGASAWALERWKGELWDTCNIGVPWYDREANDAVLFGFLTTWFLGEFLAQSEEKPYVVAHFHEWLAGVGLCLCRARRLPVATIFTTHATLLGRYLCAGAVDFYNNLENFNVDKEAGERQIYHRYCMERAAAHCAHVFTTVSQITAIEAQHLLKRKPDIVTPNGLNVKKFSAMHEFQNLHAQSKARIQEFVRGHFYGHLDFNLDKTLYFFIAGRYEFSNKGADVFLEALARLNYLLRVNGSEQTVVAFFIMPARTNNFNVETLKGQAVRKQLWDTANTVKEKFGRKLYESLLVGNLPDMNKMLDKEDFTMMKRAIFATQRQSFPPVCTHNMLDDSSDPILTTIRRIGLFNSSADRVKVIFHPEFLSSTSPLLPVDYEEFVRGCHLGVFPSYYEPWGYTPAECTVMGIPSISTNLSGFGCFMEEHIADPSAYGIYILDRRFRSLDDSCSQLTSFLYSFCQQSRRQRIIQRNRTERLSDLLDWKYLGRYYMSARHMALAKAFPDHFTYEPHEVDATQGYRYPRPASVPPSPSLSRHSSPHQSEDEEEPRDGPLREDSERYDEEEEAAKDRRNIRAPEWPRRASCSSSTGGSKRSNSVDTGPSSSLSTPSEPLSPTSSVGEERN; encoded by the exons ATGCCTCTCAGCCGCAGTCTCTCGATGTCCTCGCTTCCAGGACTGGAAGACTGGGAAGACGAGTTCGACCCAGAGAACACAGTGCTTTTCGAGGTGGCCTGGGAGGTGGCCAACAAGG TGGGCGGCATCTACACTGTGCTGCAGACGAAGGCGAAGGTGACAGGGGATGAGTGGGGTGACAACTACTACCTAGTGGGACCATACACGGAGCAGGGTGtgaggacccaggtggagctgctGGAGCCCCCAACGCCTGAACTCAAGAGGACTCTGGATTCCATGAACAGCAAGGGCTGTAAG gTGTATTTTGGGCGTTGGCTGATTGAGGGGGGACCCCTAGTGGTACTCCTGGATGTGGGGGCCTCAGCCTGGGCCCTGGAGCGCTGGAAGGGTGAGCTTTGGGACACCTGCAACATCGGAGTACCCTGGTACGACCGTGAGGCCAATGACGCTGTCCTGTTTGGCTTCCTCACCACCTGGTTCCTGGGTGAG TTCCTGGCCCAGAGCGAAGAGAAGCCGTACGTGGTTGCCCACTTCCATGAATGGTTGGCAGGCGTTGGTCTGTGTCTGTGCCGTGCCCGGCGATTGCCAGTGGCGACCATCTTCACCACCCATGCCACACTGCTGGGCCGCTATCTGTGTGCTGGTGCCGTGGACTTCTACAACAACCTGGAGAAT TTCAATGTGGACAAAGAAGCAGGCGAGAGGCAGATTTATCACCGCTACTGCATGGAGCGCGCGGCCGCCCACTGCGCTCATGTCTTCACCACTGTGTCCCAGATCACGGCCATTGAGGCTCAGCACCTCCTCAAGAGGAAGCCAG ATATTGTGACCCCTAATGGGTTGAACGTGAAGAAGTTCTCTGCTATGCACGAATTCCAGAACCTTCATGCTCAGAGCAAAGCCCGAATCCAGGAGTTTGTGCGTGGCCATTTTTATGG GCACCTGGACTTCAACTTAGACAAgactttgtatttctttattgctGGCCGCTACGAGTTCTCCAACAAGGGAGCTGATGTGTTCCTGGAAGCCTTGGCCCGGCTCAACTATCTGCTCAGA GTGAACGGCAGTGAGCAAACCGTTGTTGCCTTCTTCATCATGCCGGCCCGGACCAACAACTTCAACGTGGAAACCCTGAAGGGCCAAGCCGTGCGCAAACAGCTGTG ggACACAGCCAATACAGTCAAGGAGAAATTCGGGAGGAAGCTTTATGAATCCTTACTAGT GGGGAACCTCCCAGACATGAACAAGATGCTGGACAAGGAGGACTTCACTATGATGAAGAGAGCCATCTTTGCCACTCAG CGGCAGTCTTTCCCCCCGGTGTGCACCCACAACATGCTAGATGACTCCTCAGACCCCATCCTGACCACTATTCGCCGAATTGGCCTTTTCAACAGTAGTGCTGACCGTGTGAAG GTGATTTTccacccagagttcctctcttccaCAAGCCCTCTCCTCCCAGTGGACTATGAGGAGTTTGTCCGTGGCTGTCACCTTGGGGTCTTCCCCTCCTACTATGAGCCCTGGGGCTACACACCTG CTGAGTGCACCGTCATGGGCATCCCCAGCATCTCCACCAACCTCTCTGGCTTTGGCTGCTTTATGGAGGAACACATCGCAGATCCCTCAGCTTATG GCATTTACATTCTGGATCGGAGGTTCCGCAGCCTGGATGATTCGTGCTCGCAGCTCACCTCCTTCCTGTACAGCTTCTGTCAGCAGAGCCGGCGCCAGCGCATCATCCAGCGGAATCGCACAGAGCGGCTGTCGGATCTGTTGGATTGGAAGTACCTAGGCCGG TACTACATGTCTGCACGGCACATGGCTCTGGCCAAGGCCTTTCCAGATCATTTCACCTATGAGCCCCATGAGGTAGATGCG ACCCAGGGGTACCGTTACCCACGGCCAGCCTCCGTACCGCCATCGCCCTCACTGTCTCGGCACTCCAGCCCACACCAgagtgaggatgaggaagagccCCGGGATGGACCCCTGAGGGAAGACAGTGAGCGTtatgatgaggaagaagaggctgCCAAGGACCGTCGCAACATCCGAGCACCAGAGTGGCCACGCCGagcctcctgttcctcctccactGGCGGAAGCAAGAGAAGCAACTCAGTGGATACTGGACCCTCCAGCTCACTCAGCACGCCCTCTGAGCCCCTGAGTCCTACCAGTTCTGTGGGCGAGGAGCGTAACTAA